A stretch of Paenibacillus peoriae DNA encodes these proteins:
- a CDS encoding glycosyl hydrolase, whose protein sequence is MKSHSTRFWLQRVLLLMLVLLFSGSQQSFIVADAAPPINVQASAKAKQLLAYLSNVPDGMLISGQHDYLEAPDEQNNKLQQISGQYAGLHGYEFGGLANQSLTALREQRQHVVNSAIQWSRGGGIVAVTFHQALPGKPKTWKNVQAKITQAEFNRYITPGTPQYKQLIADLDEVALSLKTLRDADVPVLWRPYHEMNGNWFWWGDKQNYAKLWNLMYDRFTHVHHLDNLLWVWSPNAPNAYSTPYDLSFPGINRVDILAADIYNNDYKSSYYTELLKLAQGKPMGIGESNILPSAKVLQNQPAWAYAMTWGKELSATNSQAAIRHFMNQNNIITRDLLHESLD, encoded by the coding sequence ATGAAATCTCACTCAACACGCTTTTGGTTACAGAGGGTGCTACTGCTAATGCTTGTTTTACTCTTCAGCGGCTCTCAGCAATCGTTCATTGTTGCCGATGCCGCCCCGCCAATTAATGTTCAGGCCTCTGCCAAAGCCAAGCAATTACTTGCCTACCTATCTAATGTACCGGATGGTATGCTAATTTCCGGGCAGCATGATTACTTAGAGGCACCGGATGAACAAAATAACAAGCTACAACAAATCAGCGGACAATACGCAGGGCTTCACGGCTATGAGTTTGGAGGATTAGCCAATCAGTCTCTTACGGCCCTACGAGAGCAACGTCAGCATGTTGTGAATAGTGCTATCCAATGGAGTCGGGGCGGCGGAATCGTAGCTGTTACCTTCCATCAGGCGCTACCGGGCAAACCCAAAACGTGGAAAAACGTACAAGCAAAAATTACTCAAGCTGAATTTAATCGTTACATCACGCCAGGTACCCCGCAATATAAACAACTGATCGCCGATCTGGATGAGGTGGCTCTGTCCCTTAAGACCTTACGAGACGCGGATGTACCTGTTTTATGGAGGCCCTATCATGAAATGAACGGCAACTGGTTTTGGTGGGGAGACAAGCAAAATTACGCCAAGTTGTGGAATTTAATGTATGATCGATTTACTCATGTCCATCATCTGGATAACCTGTTGTGGGTGTGGAGTCCCAATGCCCCAAACGCATATAGCACTCCTTATGATCTTTCCTTCCCAGGTATTAACCGGGTAGATATTCTTGCAGCTGATATCTATAACAATGATTACAAATCCTCTTACTACACCGAATTACTAAAGCTTGCGCAGGGCAAGCCTATGGGAATCGGAGAAAGTAATATTCTGCCGAGTGCGAAGGTGCTGCAGAACCAGCCAGCCTGGGCCTATGCCATGACATGGGGTAAGGAACTGTCGGCAACCAATTCACAAGCAGCAATCAGACATTTTATGAACCAAAATAATATCATTACACGAGACCTTCT